TGTGCGCCTCGGCGTCGCGCACCAGCACCCGCACGTCCGGCGCCTGCTCCCGCACCGCCACGATCGCCGGGGCCACCACCTGCGTGATGGCCGAGGCGAACGACGCCACCTCGACGGTGCCCACGGTGCCCGCCGCGCACGCCGCCAGGCTGGCCTCGGCCCGCTCCAGCTCGGCCAGCACCACCTTGGCGTGCTCCGCCAGCAGCTCCCCGGCGGCGGTCAACCGGACCCGCCGGCCCTGGCGCACCAGCAGCGGCTGCCCTGCCTCGCCCTCCAGCGCGGTGAGCTGCTGTGACACCGCCGACGGCGTCAGGTAGAGCGCATCCGCCGCCGCGCGCACCGTGCCGTGGTCGGCGAGCGCGCGGAGGACCAGCAGCCGCCGCGGGTCTATCACCCGTCGATGCTATCCATCCGCTCGCGGGCCGCGACGAACGCCGTCACCGCGCGCTCCACGTCCGCGGCGGTGTGCGCCGCCGACATCTGGGTGCGGATGCGCGCCTTGCCCTTGGGCACCACCGGGTAGGAGAACCCGATCACGTACACGCCCTCGTCCAGCAGCAGGTCCGCCATCCGGGCCGCCTTCGCCGCGTCGCCGATCATCACCGGGATGATCGGGTGCTCGCCAGGCAGCAGGTCGAAGCCCTCCTCGGTCATCCGCCGCCGGAACAGGGCGCTGTTGTCCTGCAACCGCTGCCGCAGCTCCGGCTGCGACGCCACCAGGTCCAGCGCCGCCAGCGAGGCCGCCACGATCGCCGGGGCCAGCGAGTTCGAGAACAGGTACGGCCGGGACCGCTGCCGCAGCAGCTCCACGATCTCCGCCCGCCCCGACACGTAGCCGCCGCTGGCACCACCGAGCGCCTTGCCCAGCGTGCCCGTCACCACGTCCACCCGGTCGGTGACGCCGAACAGCTCGGGCGTGCCCGCCCCGGTCGGGCCGGTGAAGCCCACCGCGTGCGAGTCGTCCACCACCACCAGCGCGCCGTGCTCGTCGGCGAGCGCGCAGATCTCGTCCAGCGGCGCCAGGTAGCCGTCCATCGAGAACACGCCGTCGGTGACGACCAGCTTGCGGCGCGCGTCGGAGTTCTCCCGCAGCAGCCGCTCCAGGTCGGCCATGTCCCGGTTGCGGTAGCGGGCGCGGCGGGCCTTGCACAGGCGGATGCCGTCGATGATGCTCGCGTGGTTGAGCTCGTCGGAGATCACCACGTCCCGCTCGTCGAGCAGCGTCTCGAACAGCCCGCCGTTGGCGTCGAAGCACGAGCTGTACAGGATCGTGTCGTCGGTGCCCAGGAACTGCGACAGCCGCTGCTCCAGCTCCTTGTGCGGGGCCTGGGTGCCGCAGATGAACCGCACCGACGCCATGCCGAAGCCCCACTTCGACAGCGCCTGCTCCGCGGCGGCGACCAGCGCGGGGTGGTCGGCCAGCCCCAGGTAGTTGTTCGCGCAGAAGTTCAGCACCTCGGCCTCGGCGACGCCCACCCGCGCGCTCTGCGGCGTCTGCAGCACCCGCTCGTCCTTGTACAGGCCCGCGGCGCGGATCTCGTCCAGCTCGGCGCGCAGCCCCTCGGCGATCGTGTACATCAGGCGGAACCTCCCGCGGTCCAGTCGAGGATGATCTTGCCGCAGCGCCCGCTGCGGGCCGTCTCGAACGCGTCGGCGTGCTCGGTGTACGGGAAGCGGTGGGTGATCACCGGGCTGAGGTCCAGGCCGGACTCCAGCAGCACCGACATCGAGTACCAGGTCTCGAACATCTCGCGCCCGTAGATGCCCTTGACGGTGAGCATCTTCAGCACCACGGCGCTCCAGTCGACCGCGAACTCCGCGGAGGGCAGGCCCAGCATCGCGATCCGGCCGCCGTGCGTCATGTTCGCCACGACCTCGCGCAGCGCCTCGGGCTGGCCGGAGACCTCCATGGCGACGTCGAAGCCCTCGCTCAGGCCCAGCTGCTGCTGCGCGTCGGCCAGCCGGGTGGTGGAGACGTCGACCGCCAGGTCCACGCCGATGCGGCGGGCCAGCTCCAGCCGGTGCTCGCTGACGTCGGTGATCACCACGTGCCGGGCACCCGCGTGCTTGGCCACGCTCGCGGCCATCAGCCCGATCGGGCCGGCGCCGGTGATGAGCACGTCCTCGCCGACCACCGGGAAGCTCAGCGCGGTGTGCACGGCGTTGCCGAACGGGTCGAAGATGGCCGCCACGTCGGGGTCGACCTCGGTGCGGTGCACCCACACGTTCTGCTCGGGCAGCACCGCGTACTCGGCGAACGCCCCGTTGTGGTGCACGCCGAGGCCCTTGGTGTTCGCGCACAGGTGCCGGCGCCCCGCCAGGCAGTTGCGGCACGTCCCGCACACCAGGTGCCCCTCGCCGCTGACGAAGTCGCCGACCGCAGCCCGGGTGACGGCGCTGCCGGTGGCGACGACCTCCCCGGCGAACTCGTGCCCGACCACCAGCGGCGTCGGCACGGTGCGGGCGGCCCACTCGTCCCAGGAGGCGATGTGCAGGTCGGTGCCGCAGATCCCGGTGCGCAGCACGCGCACCACGACGTCGTTGGGTCCCGGGGTCGGGTCGGGGACCTCGGCCAGCTCCAAGCCGGGCGCGGGCGAGGTCTTCACCAGTGCGCGCACGGTTCCTCCGCTCTCGATGGCTGCGTCAGCTCGGAGTCTGGTCCGACCCCGGCGAGCCGTCCATCTCGACTTTCTGCACTGGCTGGTTAGCCGCGCTGCACAGCGGCGCGGCGGGGGTGAGGATGGGAACCTTCCTGTCACCGACGCCCGTGGTGCGCTGCGCGGGAGGTGCCTCGGAACGGCGCGCTGAGCTCGCGCGGGACGCTCCGCGCCGAGCACCGAGTCCTCGGTGGACGTGGGCCGCATCGGGTTGCGGAAATTCACCCGGACCGGTGGAGGCGGGCGGCCTCGACACCTGACCAGTGGCGCCCCCCCCGGTCGCGCGGCACCTCACCCAAGGCCGCCGCTGCCCGAGGAAGCAACGAGCCCCGCCGCCACGCGCGTGGTCAGTCGGGGCTCTCCCGTGTGGTTCGTGCCGTCACTCGTCGTCGGCGTCGTCGCGGGCGAGGAACGTGGCCAGTCGCTCCGTGGCGTCCTCGAACTCGGGGTTCAGGTCGACGAAGGCACGCATCCGGTCGGCGACCCAGGACAGGCTGACCGACTCGTCACCGCGACGGTCCTCAAGCTCCTCGATGCCGCGGTCGGTGAAGTACACCGCTTCCTCCTCGGGGTTCTCGTGTTCTGGTCGGTGGACTCAGCACACCCAGGACAGCAGAGTACGAAACCCGGATCCGGTGAGTGCAAGGCGACCGGCCCACCGGACGGCAGGAGGGCCCCAGCCCGTCGCGAGGATGGGAACCTTCCTGTCACCCACCGCCCTGAAGTGCGAAAACGGGCCGCCGGTCCCGGGTGGGATCGACGGCCCGTTCCAGTGGCGATCAGGCGAAGGCGTTGCGCACGACCTCGGCCTGCTCGACCTCGTGGACCTTGGCCAGACCGGTGGCCGGGGCGGCCATCGGACGACGCGAGACCCGCTTGAGCTTGCCGACCAGCTGCGGGAACAGCTCCGGCAGCGTCAGGCCCAGGAACGGCCACGCGCCCTGGTTGGCGGGCTCCTCCTGGACCCACCGGACCTCGTCGACGTTGCCGTACCGCTCCAGCAGCGCGCCCAGCTTGCGGTGCGGCAGCGGGTACAGCTGCTCCAGCCGGGCGATCGCGGTGTCGGTGATGCCCTCCTTCTCGCGGTGCGCGGCCAGCTCGTAGTAGAGCTTGCCGGTGCACAGCACGAGCTTGCGGACGCTGTTCGGGTCCGGCTGCGTCGGGTCGTCGATCACCGAGGTGAACTTGCCCTCGGTGAAGTCCTCGACCGGGCTGGTCGCGGCCTTCAACCGCAGCATCGACTTCGGCGTGAACACCACCAGCGGACGGTGGATGCCGTCCAGCGCGTGGCGCCGCAGCAGGTGGAAGTAGTTCGCCGGGGTGGACGGCATCGCCACCGTCATCGACCCCTCGGCGCACAGCTGCAGCCACCGCTCGATGCGACCGGAGGTGTGGTCCGGGCCCTGGCCCTCGTGGCCGTGCGGCAGCAGCATGACCACGTCGGAGCGCTGGCCCCACTTGGCCTCACCGGACGAGATGAACTCGTCGATGATCGACTGGGCGCCGTTGAAGAAGTCGCCGAACTGCGCCTCCCACAGCACCAGGGCGTCCGGGTTGCCGACCGAGTAGCCGTACTCGAAGCCCAGCGCCGCGAACTCCGACAGCGCCGAGTCGTACACCAGGAACTTCGCCTGGTCCTCCGACAGGTGCTGCAGCGGCGTGTACTCGGCGTTGGTCTTGCGGTCGATCAGCACCGAGTGCCGCTGGCCGAAGGTGCCGCGGCGGCTGTCCTGACCGGTCAGGCGGACCGGGCGGCCCTCCATCACCAGCGACCCGAACGCCAGCAGCTCGCCGAACGCCCAGTCGATGCCGCCCTCGCGGGCCATCTTGGCGCGGCGCTCCAGCACCGGCTTGACCCGCGGGTGCGGGGTGAAGCCCTCGGGCAGGTTGATCTGCGCCTCGGCGATGCGCTCCACGGTCTCCCGCGAGATCGCGGTCGCCAGGCCGCGCGGCACCTGCTGCTCGGACTCCACCGACGGGCTCGGCGCCGGCGGGTGCTTCTCCAGCTCGCGGACCTCGTTGAACACGTGCTCCAGCTGGGCGGCGTAGTCCTTCAACGCCTTCTCGGCCTCTTCGACGGTCATGTCACCGCGCCCGATCAGGGACTCGGTGTAGACCTTGCGCACGCTGCGCATCT
This region of Saccharopolyspora hordei genomic DNA includes:
- the tdh gene encoding L-threonine 3-dehydrogenase, with the protein product MRALVKTSPAPGLELAEVPDPTPGPNDVVVRVLRTGICGTDLHIASWDEWAARTVPTPLVVGHEFAGEVVATGSAVTRAAVGDFVSGEGHLVCGTCRNCLAGRRHLCANTKGLGVHHNGAFAEYAVLPEQNVWVHRTEVDPDVAAIFDPFGNAVHTALSFPVVGEDVLITGAGPIGLMAASVAKHAGARHVVITDVSEHRLELARRIGVDLAVDVSTTRLADAQQQLGLSEGFDVAMEVSGQPEALREVVANMTHGGRIAMLGLPSAEFAVDWSAVVLKMLTVKGIYGREMFETWYSMSVLLESGLDLSPVITHRFPYTEHADAFETARSGRCGKIILDWTAGGSA
- a CDS encoding DUF6104 family protein, which translates into the protein MYFTDRGIEELEDRRGDESVSLSWVADRMRAFVDLNPEFEDATERLATFLARDDADDE
- a CDS encoding glycine C-acetyltransferase — encoded protein: MYTIAEGLRAELDEIRAAGLYKDERVLQTPQSARVGVAEAEVLNFCANNYLGLADHPALVAAAEQALSKWGFGMASVRFICGTQAPHKELEQRLSQFLGTDDTILYSSCFDANGGLFETLLDERDVVISDELNHASIIDGIRLCKARRARYRNRDMADLERLLRENSDARRKLVVTDGVFSMDGYLAPLDEICALADEHGALVVVDDSHAVGFTGPTGAGTPELFGVTDRVDVVTGTLGKALGGASGGYVSGRAEIVELLRQRSRPYLFSNSLAPAIVAASLAALDLVASQPELRQRLQDNSALFRRRMTEEGFDLLPGEHPIIPVMIGDAAKAARMADLLLDEGVYVIGFSYPVVPKGKARIRTQMSAAHTAADVERAVTAFVAARERMDSIDG